One genomic region from Halodesulfovibrio sp. MK-HDV encodes:
- a CDS encoding ribonuclease H-like domain-containing protein encodes MITNTFLHIRGISKRQEEVLWQQGVTDWTLFAKDAPVSRPCALNDSVDALSSGDAEFFARALPKAEHYRIALEFPDDVMFLRVETTGSSLYYDSLTMIGWSFGKTYNVYVAGEDSSAFVEAIRRAKVVVTFNGTMHDCKFIQKHFPEMVLPSAHIDLRYCAKRAGLSGGRTAIEHAVGLVRLTATESPSVLWHRYRRGDSAALRRMITHNHADIEAQKVLQDACIARLYAKKSIPVAVRSSVRFAKSSSVIKWATATNYGFSSGIKISAYKGDQAPAVTYSQLQAEMSLDDVCVVGIDLVASEKRESGFCVLRGNIATTSRMKTDEDMIEAALVAGANLISIDSPLGIPHGRTTFWDDDIMREQYGITRECERVLKQRGISSYPCLIPSMQKLTQRGMGLAAKFKALGLEVIEGYPGGTQDILSIPRKQAGLADLIEGLIEFGITGQFTQGAVSQKEEAQVSSAITISPKKIRAKASWSQHVDNRTPLDGVSAKKISTQASSTKKTVTQKRIKISHDELDAITSAIVGLFYLCGRYEALGNAEEGYLIVPCLRGVSC; translated from the coding sequence ATGATCACAAATACATTTCTTCATATTAGAGGAATCAGCAAGCGGCAGGAAGAAGTTCTCTGGCAACAGGGGGTAACGGACTGGACGCTGTTTGCGAAGGATGCGCCGGTTTCACGTCCCTGCGCGTTGAATGATTCTGTTGATGCACTTAGTTCAGGCGATGCTGAGTTCTTTGCCCGTGCCTTGCCAAAGGCAGAGCATTACAGGATTGCTTTGGAGTTTCCTGACGATGTGATGTTTTTGCGTGTGGAAACTACCGGAAGCAGCCTGTATTATGATTCGCTCACTATGATAGGCTGGTCGTTTGGTAAAACATACAATGTGTATGTGGCGGGGGAGGATTCGAGTGCATTTGTAGAAGCAATACGGCGCGCAAAAGTTGTTGTGACGTTTAACGGTACGATGCACGACTGCAAATTTATTCAGAAGCACTTTCCAGAAATGGTGCTGCCGTCTGCTCATATTGATCTACGATATTGTGCAAAGCGGGCGGGATTGTCTGGCGGCAGAACGGCCATTGAACATGCTGTCGGGCTGGTACGCCTCACAGCTACTGAGTCCCCATCTGTATTGTGGCATCGTTATCGTCGTGGAGATTCTGCTGCGTTGCGGCGGATGATCACGCATAACCATGCGGATATTGAAGCGCAGAAAGTGTTGCAGGATGCCTGCATCGCTCGTTTGTACGCCAAGAAGTCTATTCCTGTTGCTGTGCGCTCCTCAGTTCGCTTTGCAAAGTCTTCAAGCGTAATCAAATGGGCAACGGCAACGAACTATGGATTTAGTTCCGGCATTAAAATCTCTGCATACAAAGGTGATCAAGCTCCTGCTGTGACCTACAGCCAGTTGCAAGCGGAAATGTCGCTTGATGATGTTTGCGTTGTGGGAATAGATCTCGTTGCGTCAGAAAAAAGGGAGTCCGGTTTTTGTGTTCTGCGCGGCAATATTGCGACGACATCACGCATGAAGACTGATGAAGATATGATTGAAGCGGCACTCGTTGCAGGAGCAAATTTAATTTCTATAGATTCCCCGCTTGGTATCCCTCATGGACGAACAACGTTTTGGGATGATGACATCATGCGTGAGCAGTATGGCATTACTCGTGAATGCGAAAGGGTGTTAAAGCAGCGCGGGATTTCGAGCTATCCTTGTCTTATTCCCAGTATGCAAAAGTTAACGCAGCGGGGCATGGGGCTTGCGGCCAAATTTAAGGCGCTTGGTCTGGAAGTAATTGAAGGGTACCCCGGCGGCACGCAGGACATTCTTTCTATTCCGCGCAAGCAGGCAGGGTTGGCAGATCTTATTGAGGGACTGATTGAATTCGGTATCACAGGTCAATTTACACAGGGCGCAGTGAGTCAGAAGGAAGAAGCGCAGGTTTCCAGTGCCATTACGATTAGTCCTAAAAAGATACGCGCTAAAGCCAGCTGGAGTCAGCACGTGGATAATCGGACACCGTTAGATGGTGTTTCGGCGAAAAAAATTTCAACACAAGCTTCTTCCACCAAAAAAACTGTCACACAAAAAAGAATAAAGATCAGCCACGATGAATTGGATGCCATCACATCTGCCATTGTAGGATTATTCTATCTTTGTGGCAGGTACGAGGCATTAGGCAATGCGGAAGAAGGGTATTTGATAGTACCGTGCCTAAGGGGAGTATCTTGCTAG
- a CDS encoding Bcr/CflA family efflux MFS transporter, translating into MSHFVFITLLAAFPALSTDMYLPALPIIQEQMGIPLATANLSLVLFFVFFSFSLLIYGPLSDRVGRRPVLLGGITIYILGSLLCALSQSIWLLVIARIIQAAGAASASALSMALAKDLYTGAERQKVLAYMGVIVPLCPMLAPLFGSFVLEFASWHWIFVCQAVLATLAMYGSITFDEPEFEKIRGSVWKVVSRYSAVLSNVPFSLSCFTFSFMGIGFFGFLAGSADIYILSYGLTEQEYAIFFGFNALGFMLGSFLCSRLCIGMTSMEILQGSLLGILVSSIALFFFGHTAIGFAITMFFMTFSIGVSRPVSNHMILETVDSDVGTAASILTFTYFILGAFAMQFISFDWVSKSAVISQMGIAAAIIPLVALLFMRRKHKLAHQVEQEQE; encoded by the coding sequence ATGTCACATTTTGTTTTTATTACGCTTCTGGCGGCGTTCCCAGCGCTGTCTACGGATATGTATCTTCCTGCGTTGCCTATTATTCAGGAACAGATGGGGATACCGCTGGCTACTGCGAACTTGTCGCTGGTACTTTTCTTTGTGTTTTTCAGCTTTTCGCTGTTGATCTACGGTCCGCTATCAGACCGTGTCGGCAGGCGTCCTGTCTTGCTGGGCGGCATTACTATCTATATTCTTGGCAGCCTGCTATGTGCTTTGTCTCAAAGTATCTGGCTACTTGTTATTGCCCGTATTATTCAGGCAGCCGGGGCGGCATCAGCTTCTGCACTATCTATGGCTCTTGCTAAAGATTTGTACACAGGTGCGGAACGCCAAAAAGTGCTGGCGTACATGGGGGTTATTGTCCCGTTGTGCCCAATGCTTGCACCGTTGTTCGGTAGTTTTGTGTTGGAATTCGCATCATGGCATTGGATTTTTGTATGTCAGGCGGTGCTTGCAACATTGGCAATGTACGGGAGCATTACTTTTGACGAACCGGAGTTCGAAAAAATACGCGGTTCTGTTTGGAAAGTCGTTTCCCGTTACTCTGCGGTATTGTCCAATGTGCCATTTTCCTTAAGCTGTTTTACCTTTTCCTTCATGGGGATCGGTTTTTTTGGATTTCTTGCTGGCTCCGCAGATATTTACATTCTGTCATACGGACTGACGGAACAAGAGTACGCAATCTTTTTTGGTTTTAATGCCTTAGGATTTATGCTGGGCTCTTTCCTTTGCTCACGTCTATGTATTGGCATGACTTCTATGGAAATATTGCAGGGTTCGCTTCTTGGCATCTTGGTTTCGAGTATTGCATTGTTTTTCTTTGGGCACACCGCGATAGGGTTTGCCATTACCATGTTTTTTATGACCTTCTCGATTGGCGTAAGCCGACCTGTAAGTAACCATATGATCTTGGAAACTGTGGATTCCGACGTAGGTACAGCCGCGTCCATTCTCACATTTACTTATTTTATTCTTGGCGCATTCGCCATGCAGTTCATTTCCTTTGATTGGGTCAGCAAGTCGGCTGTTATTTCTCAAATGGGTATTGCAGCGGCGATTATTCCTCTAGTGGCGCTTTTATTTATGCGTAGAAAGCATAAGCTAGCTCATCAGGTTGAACAGGAACAAGAATAA
- a CDS encoding mechanosensitive ion channel family protein, translating to MGRLFFAICFMWVLAFPVLAFSQDEAMSANAADTGRLNVLAILEDEETSLRKAGDIKLDEIRDELQFLNSGYRQIILSLGIASTTPMVLCEFYAHLSSINEKSSDIFDALKVLQKQVQTRFDGLENASGNFSSKDEAPLSSEDDWNYQKYTDRLNALQSTLKQQSVRIKIELDIAGRLEKKSLTLLTRMEKEIPSKWENYFLVGKNLPLTSEFWTSDFSPSYWLSLRLPVWLGRLSAASTDYSSKILFFSSVFLLLSGLGVFIGKSIFLKNEHKSDLPKFIAASVVVSIGASIMLTKHHFYPHVTGMVAILGVSIYSFGSMWAGDIIRRTFSDYDNPSRILLTWLFAVGGLLLVTGLPEQLVIFVWVLLVVIIVAVMKRRLSARSLRIKQTIWFWGLIASVVMALFGFGRLAVLAGMLIYTGYYIYTIGMAVTCLAGYGISRLPDTGAYAFVRALLMGILSPLIWAASAALAGSWLYDFFGAGVFKATGDLKFGWKGFSLQLFNVVMVVALFFLTRAAIAVVKTYINREGKKWPRSKRGTIHSLETISAYTFWALFALFTMGFLGVNLTSFTVIAGGLSVGIGFGMQAIFNNFISGLILLFGRSIQQEDIIQVGQLWCTVKKINIRTTVVESFENASIIIPNSDLIATQVTNWTKDDPTLRRDILVGVAYGSDTKLVEKTLMKIAKDHSRVLPKPEPRVLFNDFGASSLDFILRVWIDDIDFTLKTMSDLRYEIDGAFRELGIEIAFPQMDLHVRSAEGLKALKDVPSS from the coding sequence ATGGGGCGTTTATTCTTTGCCATCTGTTTCATGTGGGTTCTTGCTTTCCCTGTCTTGGCTTTCTCTCAAGATGAGGCCATGTCGGCGAATGCTGCTGATACTGGTCGTCTTAATGTTCTGGCAATTCTTGAAGACGAAGAAACTTCTTTACGTAAAGCAGGCGACATTAAGCTGGATGAAATTAGGGACGAATTACAGTTCTTGAACTCTGGATATCGGCAGATAATTTTAAGTCTGGGGATAGCGAGCACCACGCCAATGGTGCTTTGTGAGTTTTATGCACACCTGTCCAGTATTAATGAAAAAAGTTCTGATATTTTTGACGCATTGAAGGTTCTACAAAAACAGGTTCAAACACGATTTGATGGTTTGGAAAATGCGTCAGGAAATTTTTCCAGTAAAGATGAAGCGCCATTGTCATCCGAAGATGACTGGAATTATCAAAAATATACCGACCGACTAAACGCACTCCAGAGTACATTAAAGCAACAATCCGTACGAATAAAGATCGAATTAGATATTGCAGGGCGGCTAGAAAAGAAATCGCTGACTCTTTTGACGCGAATGGAAAAAGAGATACCTTCCAAGTGGGAGAACTATTTTTTGGTAGGGAAAAATCTACCATTAACCAGTGAGTTCTGGACGAGTGATTTTTCGCCCAGTTATTGGCTGTCGTTACGACTTCCTGTTTGGTTGGGACGCCTTTCCGCCGCCTCAACAGATTATAGCAGCAAAATTCTCTTCTTTTCTTCAGTTTTTTTACTCTTGAGTGGGCTGGGAGTGTTCATTGGAAAAAGTATTTTTCTTAAAAATGAACATAAGTCTGACCTGCCGAAATTTATAGCTGCCAGTGTGGTGGTGAGTATCGGCGCTTCCATTATGCTCACCAAGCATCATTTTTACCCCCATGTGACCGGTATGGTCGCCATTCTGGGAGTGAGCATTTATAGCTTCGGCTCAATGTGGGCGGGAGATATTATTCGACGTACATTTAGTGACTACGACAATCCTTCCAGAATTCTTTTAACGTGGTTGTTTGCAGTGGGTGGGCTTTTGCTTGTAACTGGTCTGCCGGAGCAACTTGTTATTTTTGTGTGGGTGTTATTGGTTGTAATCATTGTCGCCGTTATGAAACGTCGCCTCTCTGCTCGTTCTCTTAGAATAAAACAGACAATCTGGTTTTGGGGGCTGATAGCCTCTGTCGTAATGGCATTGTTTGGATTCGGTCGGCTTGCTGTCTTGGCGGGAATGCTGATTTATACAGGCTATTACATCTATACGATAGGCATGGCGGTAACGTGTCTCGCAGGATATGGAATTTCCCGTCTTCCGGATACCGGCGCATACGCATTCGTTCGTGCATTGCTTATGGGAATATTGTCACCATTAATATGGGCAGCATCGGCAGCGCTTGCTGGATCTTGGCTTTATGATTTCTTCGGTGCAGGCGTGTTTAAAGCAACAGGCGATTTAAAGTTCGGCTGGAAAGGTTTTTCTTTGCAGTTGTTCAATGTTGTCATGGTCGTGGCTCTTTTTTTCCTGACTCGTGCGGCAATTGCAGTGGTTAAAACCTATATTAACCGTGAGGGGAAAAAGTGGCCAAGGTCAAAGCGCGGCACAATACATTCTTTAGAAACTATTTCAGCATATACATTCTGGGCGTTGTTTGCCTTGTTTACAATGGGATTTCTTGGTGTAAATTTAACAAGCTTCACTGTTATCGCAGGTGGTCTTTCTGTGGGTATCGGCTTTGGTATGCAGGCTATCTTTAATAACTTTATTAGCGGCTTAATTTTACTTTTTGGTCGTTCCATTCAACAGGAAGATATTATTCAGGTAGGGCAGCTGTGGTGCACTGTGAAAAAAATTAATATTAGAACCACAGTCGTTGAATCGTTCGAAAATGCGAGCATCATAATTCCCAATTCCGATCTGATTGCAACACAGGTAACAAACTGGACAAAAGACGATCCTACATTGCGCAGGGACATTCTTGTTGGAGTTGCATACGGCTCAGATACAAAGCTTGTTGAAAAAACTCTCATGAAAATAGCTAAAGATCATTCGCGCGTATTACCTAAACCGGAACCTCGGGTTCTGTTCAATGACTTTGGTGCAAGTAGTTTAGATTTCATTTTACGTGTATGGATTGATGACATTGATTTTACGTTAAAAACGATGTCTGATTTACGCTATGAAATCGATGGAGCTTTCCGCGAGCTGGGAATTGAGATTGCATTCCCGCAAATGGATCTACATGTGCGGTCTGCTGAAGGGTTGAAGGCATTAAAAGATGTGCCTTCAAGTTAG
- a CDS encoding DUF3955 domain-containing protein yields MQPYFVRITEKRLYACNLSAYTAVLITTHNLIRQTSGYCRNELMEDVMCIFKNKIAWLFLIASLVCGISYNVIGSHIDENGFLIEPFFLIPLTWLFFFISMLSFIIGFTRTVCFHKKRASLKKW; encoded by the coding sequence ATGCAACCTTATTTCGTGAGGATAACCGAGAAAAGACTTTATGCTTGCAATCTGTCCGCTTACACTGCCGTCCTGATCACAACGCACAATCTCATACGCCAAACTTCTGGCTACTGTAGAAATGAATTGATGGAGGACGTTATGTGTATTTTTAAAAACAAGATTGCTTGGCTATTTCTGATAGCAAGTTTGGTCTGTGGCATTAGCTATAATGTCATTGGATCTCATATCGATGAAAACGGCTTCCTCATTGAACCATTTTTCCTTATTCCGCTCACATGGCTATTTTTTTTCATCAGTATGCTCTCCTTCATTATCGGATTCACCCGCACTGTGTGCTTCCATAAAAAAAGAGCATCCTTAAAAAAATGGTGA
- a CDS encoding TDT family transporter codes for MNHPKTIIRVADLPTPTAGLALGIASLGWCWENAAPLQGYAQLTGAAIAAMLLVALLARFVFYPKSLLNDLAHPVVGSVAPTFAMATMVISNAVSKFAPMAGEALWLAAVGIHLIFLAFFIFHQINDFSLQKMVPSWFVPPVGIIVANVSFAGTHFYSFATLLLYFGMVAYAIMLPIMIYRLIFCNEIVDAAKPTIAIMAAPASLSLAGYLSMTSSPSALIIAVLLGIAVLMTFVLYVAFIKLLRLPFSPGFAAFTFPLVIGSTALYKSSAWMSAQGWQQEIVDQVASLATMELYIATIIVSYVAIRYALFFFPKEAIFPSFNKARLVAGTVSH; via the coding sequence ATGAACCATCCGAAAACTATTATTCGAGTCGCTGATCTTCCTACTCCTACTGCCGGTCTTGCTCTTGGTATTGCCAGCCTTGGTTGGTGTTGGGAAAATGCAGCACCTTTACAGGGCTACGCACAGTTAACAGGTGCAGCTATTGCTGCCATGTTACTCGTTGCGCTCCTCGCTCGTTTTGTTTTCTACCCTAAATCGTTGCTGAACGATCTTGCTCATCCCGTTGTTGGCAGCGTTGCTCCAACATTCGCCATGGCAACTATGGTTATCTCCAACGCAGTTTCAAAATTTGCTCCAATGGCAGGCGAAGCACTCTGGCTTGCAGCTGTCGGAATTCACCTTATATTTCTTGCATTTTTTATCTTTCACCAGATCAACGATTTTTCCTTACAGAAAATGGTTCCGAGCTGGTTTGTGCCACCAGTGGGCATTATCGTAGCTAACGTAAGCTTCGCTGGAACACACTTCTACTCTTTTGCAACATTGTTATTGTACTTCGGCATGGTTGCTTACGCCATCATGTTGCCGATCATGATCTACCGTCTCATCTTCTGTAATGAAATTGTAGACGCAGCAAAGCCGACCATCGCAATTATGGCAGCACCGGCAAGTCTCTCACTTGCAGGCTACCTGTCCATGACAAGCTCTCCTTCTGCATTAATTATTGCAGTATTACTCGGCATTGCAGTACTCATGACATTTGTACTCTACGTAGCATTTATAAAACTTCTTCGTCTTCCTTTCAGCCCTGGATTCGCAGCTTTCACATTCCCGCTCGTAATCGGGTCTACCGCACTGTACAAATCCAGTGCATGGATGAGCGCACAGGGATGGCAGCAGGAGATTGTAGATCAGGTAGCAAGCCTTGCAACAATGGAACTGTACATTGCAACCATTATCGTTTCCTACGTTGCTATCCGCTACGCACTCTTTTTCTTCCCGAAGGAAGCGATTTTCCCATCCTTCAATAAAGCGCGTCTGGTAGCAGGAACAGTTTCTCACTAA
- a CDS encoding rhodanese-like domain-containing protein, giving the protein MAFRTIVYTFFALLISTAAFATTFPQLDTAQVDTLRSQQGTRIVDARNPNAFNGWALQGEKRTGHLPAATNLSASWVTQDLPRTAEVTAAKNLSAAKSIIVYGYTLEQATIVANWLVEQGVSASQISLYKDSFAAWVQAGLPLERLPHYEGIVPAQWVQKRIAEKNILVVEASWGEGKVYNQNHIPTAVHLNTDLLESEARRWNYLPADEIRTNLLSIGVTADTPVVLYGEAGIDAARAAVAMRSLGVKDVRILNGGLSAWKAAGFKTERTEVTPTPATTFGTATPDTSLIIDIKEAKRILKDKNGELVSIRTWDEYIGETTGYSYIKPKGRIKGATWGHAGKDSYNMDDFRNPDNTMRDYTEIAAFWKEWGITPDKEVSFYCGTGWRASEALLYAQAMGFTQASLYDDGWHIWSMNPANPTATGTPVK; this is encoded by the coding sequence ATGGCGTTTCGCACCATTGTTTACACATTCTTTGCTCTTCTTATTTCCACAGCAGCCTTTGCTACCACATTTCCCCAGCTCGACACAGCGCAAGTCGACACGCTGCGCAGCCAGCAAGGCACACGTATTGTAGATGCACGTAATCCCAATGCCTTTAACGGCTGGGCATTACAGGGTGAGAAACGCACGGGCCACCTTCCCGCTGCCACCAACCTTTCAGCTTCCTGGGTTACGCAAGACCTTCCCCGCACTGCTGAAGTAACTGCGGCAAAAAATCTTTCCGCTGCCAAATCCATCATCGTCTACGGATACACACTTGAACAGGCTACCATTGTAGCTAACTGGCTTGTTGAACAAGGCGTCAGCGCATCACAAATCTCTCTTTATAAAGATTCCTTTGCCGCATGGGTGCAAGCAGGATTACCTCTTGAGCGTCTGCCGCATTACGAAGGTATCGTTCCTGCCCAATGGGTACAAAAACGTATTGCTGAAAAAAATATTCTCGTTGTGGAAGCCTCATGGGGCGAAGGCAAAGTATACAATCAGAACCACATTCCTACAGCTGTGCACCTGAATACAGATCTTCTTGAATCTGAAGCACGCAGATGGAACTACCTTCCGGCTGATGAAATTCGCACTAACCTGCTCTCGATCGGCGTTACCGCAGACACACCAGTGGTGCTGTACGGTGAAGCTGGAATTGACGCAGCACGCGCAGCCGTTGCCATGCGCTCCCTCGGCGTAAAGGACGTTCGAATCCTTAACGGCGGACTTTCCGCATGGAAGGCAGCCGGATTCAAAACTGAACGAACCGAAGTAACGCCTACACCTGCCACAACTTTTGGCACAGCGACTCCAGACACAAGCCTCATCATCGACATCAAAGAGGCAAAGCGGATTCTTAAAGATAAAAATGGCGAGCTTGTTTCCATCCGTACATGGGATGAATACATCGGGGAAACAACCGGCTACTCATATATTAAGCCTAAAGGGCGCATCAAAGGTGCTACATGGGGACATGCAGGAAAAGATTCCTACAACATGGATGACTTCCGCAACCCTGATAACACCATGCGCGATTACACAGAGATTGCAGCATTCTGGAAAGAATGGGGCATTACTCCGGACAAAGAAGTTTCTTTTTATTGCGGCACTGGCTGGCGCGCCAGTGAAGCGTTACTGTATGCTCAGGCTATGGGGTTCACCCAAGCTAGTCTCTATGATGATGGTTGGCATATTTGGAGTATGAATCCAGCTAATCCTACTGCAACAGGCACACCTGTGAAGTAG
- a CDS encoding DMT family transporter has product MNLPPQLARYGGYLFALMATVIWSGNFIVARGLSSEIAPVTLAFCRWTTATVVLLPFAFAALYRQRTELLLSLRHLIPTAFMGVTVFNTLIYIAGHKTTALNLSLIAIFSPVFIIVLAHIFLNDRITVTRLCGVVLSVLGVVMLTTRGDLGLLLELQFNDGDLLMLFATLIFAIYTILVRRKPIALLPTAYLGANFILGWIMLLPWVLWEWTYAPPVMPAPHVLGSILYIGVGASLLAYLFWNYAIASIGPAKAGIVYYSLPLFCGIEAWLILGEAITWVHGLSGFLIVCGIFIANRQ; this is encoded by the coding sequence ATGAATCTTCCTCCTCAGCTTGCTCGTTATGGCGGATACCTGTTTGCGTTGATGGCCACCGTTATCTGGTCCGGTAACTTTATTGTTGCCCGTGGATTATCCAGTGAGATTGCTCCGGTTACGCTTGCTTTTTGCCGCTGGACAACCGCGACAGTTGTTTTGCTGCCGTTTGCATTTGCTGCATTGTACCGTCAGCGTACAGAGCTGCTTTTAAGTTTGCGTCATCTTATCCCCACAGCATTTATGGGTGTTACCGTCTTTAACACCTTAATTTATATTGCAGGGCATAAAACTACGGCGCTGAACTTGTCGTTGATTGCCATTTTCTCACCAGTTTTCATTATCGTATTGGCGCATATCTTTTTGAATGATCGCATCACTGTGACACGTCTGTGTGGTGTTGTGCTTTCTGTGCTGGGTGTTGTGATGCTTACAACACGGGGTGATCTTGGGTTATTGCTTGAATTGCAGTTTAATGACGGCGATTTGCTGATGCTGTTCGCCACACTTATTTTTGCAATCTACACCATTTTAGTCCGCCGTAAGCCGATTGCGTTATTGCCGACAGCGTACCTTGGTGCCAACTTTATTCTTGGTTGGATAATGCTGTTGCCGTGGGTGTTGTGGGAATGGACATACGCACCGCCTGTTATGCCAGCACCGCACGTTTTAGGATCTATTTTATATATTGGTGTAGGCGCATCACTTCTAGCATACCTTTTCTGGAACTATGCCATCGCGAGCATAGGCCCTGCAAAAGCGGGCATTGTGTATTACAGTTTGCCCCTGTTTTGCGGTATCGAGGCGTGGCTTATTTTAGGTGAAGCAATTACATGGGTGCATGGCTTGTCCGGCTTCCTGATTGTTTGCGGTATCTTTATTGCGAACCGTCAATAG
- a CDS encoding cryptochrome/photolyase family protein — MREAAVVFPHQLFLDHPAVVQNRPVFLLEEQLMFGDHRWQSNFHKQKLMLHRASLKAYEHRLQQAGHATTYISHLPSQNMHNLFAALAEAEITHIYIAALSDYLLEKRLQRECIAHNITLTTLPTPSFFLQKGEAEALLGDKPRQASFYSAQRKTLNVLLQENGKPVGGKWSMDTQNRYAYDGIVPVPPPPPDVTSPFSTEAYAHVTTAYPDAFGSDLQLLYPHTHEQAQQWLDDFIEHKLPHFGIYQDAIMHDHDFLFHALISPALNIGLLSPQQVLNAVLDIWEERKIPLNSIEGFIRQLIGWREFMHATYCKLGVQQRTSNFFKHTRPIPQSFYTGTTGITPVDTVIKRVLEHGYCHHIERLMILGNFMLLCEFDPTQVYTWFLELFIDSYDWVMVPNVYGMSQYADGGLITTKPYVSSSNYVRKMSDFPQDEWCPIWDGLYWRFIFTHYELFEGNNRTRPMIWGLQRMDETKLQQHLSVAETYLASLPPAIDGSQ; from the coding sequence ATGCGAGAAGCAGCAGTAGTCTTTCCTCATCAGCTTTTTTTGGATCATCCTGCCGTTGTGCAGAACCGTCCTGTCTTTTTATTGGAAGAACAGCTTATGTTTGGCGATCACCGCTGGCAGAGCAACTTTCATAAACAAAAACTCATGCTTCATCGCGCCAGCTTGAAGGCATATGAGCACCGTCTGCAACAGGCGGGACACGCGACCACGTACATTTCCCATCTTCCATCGCAGAACATGCACAATCTGTTTGCAGCACTGGCAGAAGCCGAAATTACGCACATCTACATCGCCGCCCTTTCAGATTACCTGCTGGAAAAACGACTCCAGCGCGAGTGTATCGCACACAACATCACCCTGACCACACTACCAACACCCTCATTCTTTTTGCAAAAAGGCGAAGCCGAGGCACTGTTAGGCGACAAGCCGCGTCAGGCATCATTCTATTCTGCCCAGCGTAAAACGTTAAACGTATTGCTACAGGAAAACGGAAAGCCAGTGGGCGGCAAATGGTCAATGGATACCCAGAATCGCTATGCGTATGATGGCATTGTGCCGGTTCCCCCGCCACCACCGGATGTAACATCTCCATTTTCCACAGAGGCATACGCACACGTAACAACAGCCTATCCAGATGCATTCGGTTCAGACTTACAACTTCTCTACCCGCACACACATGAACAGGCGCAGCAATGGCTTGATGACTTCATCGAACACAAACTGCCCCATTTCGGCATCTATCAGGATGCCATCATGCACGATCACGACTTCCTTTTTCACGCCCTCATATCTCCGGCGTTGAACATAGGATTACTTAGTCCGCAGCAGGTGCTTAATGCAGTTCTGGACATATGGGAAGAACGCAAGATTCCTCTCAATTCTATAGAAGGATTTATACGGCAACTTATCGGCTGGCGGGAATTTATGCACGCAACTTACTGCAAGCTAGGTGTGCAGCAACGTACATCAAACTTTTTCAAGCATACCCGTCCGATTCCACAATCGTTCTACACCGGCACCACAGGAATTACTCCTGTGGATACAGTCATCAAACGAGTGCTGGAACACGGATATTGCCATCACATAGAACGGCTTATGATTCTGGGGAATTTCATGTTGCTCTGTGAGTTCGACCCCACGCAGGTGTACACGTGGTTTTTAGAGCTTTTCATAGATTCTTACGACTGGGTTATGGTGCCCAATGTGTACGGCATGAGTCAGTACGCGGATGGCGGGCTCATTACTACCAAACCGTATGTGAGCAGTAGCAATTACGTACGCAAGATGAGCGATTTCCCTCAAGATGAATGGTGCCCTATCTGGGACGGGCTATACTGGCGTTTTATCTTCACACATTATGAATTATTTGAAGGCAACAACCGCACACGCCCCATGATCTGGGGATTGCAACGCATGGATGAAACCAAGCTGCAACAACATCTGTCCGTGGCGGAAACTTACCTTGCGTCGCTACCGCCAGCTATTGACGGTTCGCAATAA